Proteins from one Chitinophaga oryzae genomic window:
- a CDS encoding MFS transporter: MQQTGTKTIWQVIMASSAGTLIEWYDFYIFGSLSAIISEKFFPPSNPELAYIATLATFAVGFIVRPFGAIVFGRLGDLVGRKYTFLLTLLIMGGSTFAIGLIPSYHTIGVLAPMLVLILRLLQGLALGGEYGGAATYVAEHSPNHRRGYYTSFIQTTATLGLFVSLAVILITRSVMSPADFNNYGWRIPFLLSVLLVIMSYYIRIRLQESPLFIQMKKEGKTSANPIKESFGNKENLKLVLIALFGAAMGQGVVWYTGQFYALSFLQKTMNIEFVQSNIIIALALLLGTPLFIYFGSLSDRIGRKKIMLAGMLIAALAYYPIYKAMDTIGDVKQKTELTELYKIESNQSKNDAGQFVQQTTKVHTYSDGSVLRISDGKPELTVDNTRMAILVFLIFVQVVFVTMVYAPIAAFLVEMFPTRIRYTSMSLPYHIGNGVFGGLLPTISTILVTKTGNHLAGLIYPIAVAVICFLIGLVYIKDNKNMEI; encoded by the coding sequence ATGCAACAAACCGGGACTAAAACCATCTGGCAGGTGATCATGGCCTCTTCTGCCGGTACACTGATAGAATGGTATGACTTCTACATCTTCGGCAGCCTGTCGGCCATCATTTCCGAGAAATTCTTTCCGCCCAGCAATCCGGAACTGGCATATATCGCCACCCTGGCTACTTTTGCTGTAGGCTTCATCGTAAGGCCTTTCGGCGCCATCGTTTTCGGACGGCTGGGCGACCTGGTAGGCCGTAAATACACCTTCCTCCTTACCCTGCTGATCATGGGCGGCTCTACGTTCGCCATCGGCCTCATACCCAGCTACCACACCATCGGGGTACTGGCGCCCATGCTGGTGTTGATACTACGCCTGTTACAGGGACTGGCCCTCGGCGGCGAATACGGCGGCGCAGCCACCTATGTGGCGGAACATTCGCCCAACCACCGCCGCGGCTATTATACCAGCTTCATTCAAACCACGGCTACCCTCGGCCTGTTCGTCTCGCTGGCGGTCATCCTGATCACCCGCTCTGTCATGTCGCCCGCCGACTTCAACAACTATGGCTGGCGTATCCCCTTCCTGCTCTCCGTACTGCTGGTGATCATGTCTTATTACATCCGCATCCGCCTGCAGGAATCCCCGCTGTTCATCCAGATGAAAAAAGAGGGCAAAACATCAGCGAACCCCATCAAAGAGAGCTTTGGCAACAAAGAAAACCTGAAACTGGTACTGATAGCCCTCTTTGGCGCGGCCATGGGCCAGGGCGTGGTGTGGTATACCGGGCAGTTCTATGCCCTGTCTTTCCTGCAGAAAACGATGAACATCGAATTTGTGCAGTCCAATATCATCATCGCGCTGGCGCTGCTGCTGGGCACACCGCTGTTTATCTACTTCGGGTCCCTGTCCGACCGCATCGGCCGCAAGAAAATCATGCTGGCAGGCATGCTGATCGCCGCCCTGGCCTACTATCCCATCTATAAGGCCATGGACACGATCGGTGACGTGAAACAGAAAACGGAACTGACGGAACTGTATAAGATCGAAAGCAACCAGTCGAAAAACGACGCGGGCCAGTTTGTACAGCAAACCACTAAAGTACATACCTATAGCGACGGCAGCGTGCTGCGCATCAGCGATGGCAAACCGGAGCTAACGGTAGACAATACACGGATGGCCATCCTGGTATTCCTGATTTTTGTACAGGTGGTGTTTGTTACGATGGTTTACGCCCCCATTGCAGCTTTCCTCGTGGAGATGTTCCCCACCAGGATACGGTACACCTCCATGTCGTTGCCTTATCATATCGGCAACGGCGTTTTCGGCGGACTGCTACCCACTATCTCTACCATCCTCGTTACCAAAACCGGCAACCACCTGGCCGGACTGATATATCCTATAGCCGTGGCCGTTATCTGCTTTCTGATAGGCCTGGTGTACATTAAAGACAATAAGAATATGGAAATCTAG
- a CDS encoding GSCFA domain-containing protein, whose translation MQFHLSFPVDTIEPGIQYTDKIMLMGSCFAEEIGAKLQEHRFDTLLNPHGILFNPLSLTHALTTYLDGKTYTREDLFQHQDTWHSWDHHSRFSGTSPEAVLEQINASQQAAIQALEQADWLVLTLGSAHAYFLKEGSLLVGNCHKVPAAGFYKRLLTVEEIVTALDNMMHRLFFRNRKVNILFTVSPVRYVRDGVVENNLSKAVLLQAVHHMVNKFSRLFYFPAYELVIDDLRDYRFYKEDMVHPNETAVNYVWDHVVKSAIYSGSQPLLHTIADINRAAQHRPFNPESSQHQQFRRTYAAKVKQLMQEHPYLQLNDLHDFFI comes from the coding sequence ATGCAATTTCACCTGAGTTTCCCGGTAGATACCATCGAGCCGGGTATTCAATATACCGACAAGATCATGCTCATGGGCTCCTGTTTCGCCGAAGAAATAGGGGCTAAACTGCAGGAGCACCGTTTCGATACCCTGCTTAATCCCCACGGCATCCTCTTTAATCCGCTGAGCCTCACCCACGCGCTGACCACCTACCTGGACGGGAAAACGTATACCCGGGAAGACCTCTTTCAGCACCAGGATACCTGGCACAGCTGGGACCACCACAGCCGCTTCTCCGGCACTTCCCCGGAAGCGGTGCTGGAGCAGATCAACGCTTCACAGCAGGCAGCCATCCAGGCGCTGGAGCAGGCCGACTGGCTGGTGCTGACGCTGGGCTCCGCCCATGCTTATTTTCTCAAGGAAGGAAGCCTCCTGGTGGGCAACTGCCACAAAGTGCCGGCAGCCGGCTTCTATAAAAGACTGCTGACCGTGGAAGAGATAGTGACCGCGCTGGATAACATGATGCACCGGCTGTTTTTCCGTAACCGGAAAGTGAATATCCTGTTTACCGTCAGTCCCGTGCGGTACGTGCGTGACGGCGTGGTGGAGAATAACCTCAGCAAAGCAGTGCTGTTGCAGGCAGTGCATCATATGGTCAACAAATTCTCCCGCCTTTTCTATTTTCCTGCTTATGAACTGGTGATAGATGACCTGCGCGATTACCGCTTTTATAAGGAAGACATGGTACATCCTAACGAAACGGCTGTCAATTATGTGTGGGACCATGTCGTGAAATCAGCCATTTACAGCGGCAGCCAGCCGCTATTGCATACCATTGCCGATATCAACAGGGCGGCACAGCACCGTCCGTTTAACCCGGAGAGCAGCCAGCACCAGCAGTTCCGTCGCACATACGCTGCGAAAGTAAAACAGCTGATGCAGGAGCATCCATACCTGCAGCTCAACGACCTTCACGATTTTTTTATTTAG
- a CDS encoding hydroxymethylglutaryl-CoA lyase: MKLIECPRDAMQGWHRMISTEEKVNYLQALLKVGFDTLDFGSFVSPKAIPQMADTREVLSRLDLSASRSKMLAIVANVRGAEEAVIHEEINYLGFPFSVSETFQLRNTNKTIAESLEQVQTMQELCLKNGKELVVYISMGFGNPYEDPYSPEIVLRWVDELAKMDINILSLADTVGVATPDVITSLFRHLIPAYPRVEFGAHFHSAPHSWEEKVQAAWEQGCRRFDSAIKGIGGCPMAKDELVGNLATENLIWFCQQRQAPLDLDMTALQAAQQLADVVFKD; this comes from the coding sequence ATGAAGTTAATCGAATGTCCGCGTGATGCCATGCAGGGATGGCACAGGATGATCAGCACGGAAGAAAAGGTAAACTACCTGCAAGCTTTGCTCAAAGTGGGTTTCGATACCCTGGACTTTGGCAGTTTCGTCTCCCCCAAAGCTATTCCGCAGATGGCAGATACCCGCGAGGTATTGTCCCGGCTGGACCTTTCGGCCAGCCGCAGTAAAATGCTGGCCATCGTAGCAAATGTAAGGGGCGCAGAAGAGGCTGTTATCCATGAAGAAATCAACTATCTCGGTTTCCCGTTCTCCGTATCCGAAACGTTTCAGCTTCGAAATACCAATAAAACCATCGCCGAATCGCTGGAGCAGGTGCAGACCATGCAGGAGCTCTGCCTCAAAAACGGCAAGGAGCTGGTCGTATACATCTCCATGGGCTTTGGCAATCCTTATGAAGACCCTTACAGCCCGGAGATCGTATTGCGCTGGGTAGATGAACTGGCGAAAATGGACATCAATATTCTCTCGCTGGCCGATACCGTGGGCGTGGCTACCCCGGATGTGATCACCAGCCTGTTCCGTCACCTGATACCGGCTTATCCGCGGGTGGAGTTCGGCGCTCACTTTCATTCCGCCCCGCACTCCTGGGAAGAGAAAGTGCAGGCCGCATGGGAGCAGGGATGCCGCCGTTTCGACAGTGCTATCAAAGGCATCGGCGGATGCCCGATGGCCAAAGACGAGCTGGTGGGCAACCTGGCCACCGAAAACCTGATCTGGTTCTGTCAGCAGCGCCAGGCGCCGCTGGACCTCGATATGACCGCCCTGCAGGCCGCTCAGCAGCTGGCAGACGTGGTGTTTAAAGACTAA
- the rlmB gene encoding 23S rRNA (guanosine(2251)-2'-O)-methyltransferase RlmB, with protein MERKFNAFKGERRPGGPKRPASPRPKQSSLIIGRQPVMEALSSGKPIERIYMLRSATGDIIPQIKEKAALGNIPINVVPVEKLNGLTQANHQGVIALTGQVSYLDLQDVISHVIDQGETPLFLILDGITDVRNIGAIARSAVCCGAQAIIIPDKGIAALNEEAMKSSAGALEKIAICRVNSLLKAIDTLHLNGIKVLSSEMETEIKLYDCDLREPVAVIMGSEDKGVYPALIKASDVLFRIPMAGNFESFNVSVAAGIILYEAMKQRS; from the coding sequence ATGGAAAGAAAATTTAACGCTTTCAAAGGTGAAAGAAGACCAGGCGGACCCAAAAGGCCCGCCAGCCCGCGTCCGAAGCAGTCGTCACTGATTATCGGCCGGCAGCCGGTGATGGAAGCCCTCAGCAGCGGCAAACCGATAGAACGTATCTATATGCTGCGCTCCGCCACCGGCGATATTATCCCTCAGATCAAAGAAAAGGCGGCTCTCGGTAATATTCCTATCAATGTAGTGCCGGTAGAAAAACTCAACGGCCTCACCCAGGCCAACCACCAGGGCGTTATCGCCCTCACCGGCCAGGTTTCCTATCTCGACTTACAGGACGTGATCTCCCACGTGATTGACCAGGGAGAAACACCGCTCTTTCTGATACTCGACGGTATTACGGATGTCCGCAATATCGGCGCCATCGCCCGCAGCGCGGTATGTTGCGGCGCTCAGGCCATTATCATCCCCGACAAAGGCATTGCGGCGCTCAACGAGGAAGCCATGAAATCTTCCGCCGGCGCGCTCGAAAAGATAGCGATATGCCGGGTCAACAGCCTCCTGAAAGCGATCGATACCCTGCATCTCAACGGTATCAAAGTCCTTTCCAGTGAAATGGAAACAGAGATCAAACTGTATGACTGCGACCTCCGCGAGCCGGTGGCCGTGATCATGGGCTCCGAAGATAAAGGCGTGTACCCTGCGCTGATCAAAGCATCCGATGTATTGTTCCGCATCCCTATGGCTGGCAACTTCGAATCGTTCAACGTGTCTGTGGCCGCAGGGATCATCCTCTATGAGGCGATGAAGCAGCGCAGTTAA
- a CDS encoding NUDIX domain-containing protein produces the protein MTEYDNPWTIHSSEVRYDNNWIQVVHHEGLNPAGGPGIYGVVHFKNLAIGVIALDDQQNTYLVGQYRFPLKKFSWEIPEGGGPLGEVPLETAKRELLEETGLVANRWDVICELAVSNSVTDETGVVFLARELEQRTAEPEDTEELFVKKLPFEEVYQMVKNYDITDSISVVAIQKIKLMMLEGELD, from the coding sequence ATGACTGAATACGATAATCCCTGGACGATACATTCCAGCGAGGTCAGATATGATAACAACTGGATACAGGTGGTCCATCATGAGGGCCTGAACCCTGCCGGTGGCCCTGGTATCTACGGCGTGGTGCATTTCAAGAACCTGGCTATCGGCGTCATCGCGCTGGATGATCAACAGAACACTTATCTCGTGGGGCAGTACCGTTTCCCGCTGAAAAAGTTCAGCTGGGAGATACCCGAAGGCGGCGGCCCGCTGGGAGAAGTGCCGCTGGAAACCGCCAAAAGGGAACTGCTGGAAGAGACAGGACTGGTGGCCAATCGCTGGGACGTGATCTGTGAGCTGGCAGTCTCCAATTCCGTGACGGACGAAACCGGCGTGGTGTTCCTGGCGCGGGAGCTGGAACAGCGGACGGCGGAGCCGGAAGATACCGAGGAACTTTTCGTGAAAAAATTGCCGTTTGAGGAAGTTTATCAGATGGTTAAAAACTATGATATCACAGATTCCATCTCCGTTGTCGCCATCCAGAAAATAAAGCTGATGATGCTGGAAGGAGAGCTGGATTGA
- a CDS encoding GNAT family N-acetyltransferase — protein MEVVQATAMHTNEVAVLFDAYRSYFDQAPDFKGALAFISDRIKQQDSVIYIAFDKDEIVGFAQLYPLFTSLGMKRGWLLNDVYVLDEHRGKGAGGALVDAAVEHGRKTDAAWVMLQTYVANTGAQKLYQSKGFRKDTNSFYYYLAI, from the coding sequence ATGGAAGTCGTCCAGGCAACAGCCATGCACACCAACGAAGTAGCCGTATTATTCGATGCATACCGCAGTTATTTTGATCAGGCGCCGGATTTCAAAGGGGCGCTGGCATTTATCAGTGACAGGATCAAACAACAGGACAGCGTGATTTACATCGCTTTCGACAAAGATGAGATCGTAGGCTTTGCGCAGCTCTATCCGCTGTTTACCTCGCTGGGCATGAAGCGGGGATGGTTGCTCAACGATGTATATGTGCTGGACGAGCACCGGGGCAAAGGCGCCGGCGGCGCGCTGGTGGATGCAGCTGTGGAACATGGGCGGAAAACAGATGCCGCCTGGGTGATGTTACAGACCTATGTCGCCAATACCGGCGCACAGAAACTGTACCAGTCCAAAGGCTTCCGGAAAGACACCAACTCCTTCTATTACTATTTGGCTATTTGA
- a CDS encoding EamA family transporter: MRKPSTNAYIALAIVSIFWGTTYLASRIGVRHIHGIMLAGLRQSTAGLLLTGFFLLKGYKLPEKIVLSKLFVMGLLMLVGSNGLMTWAMQYIPSGLGAVISATVPIWITIFSYFLVKKTRISIQLLVGMLLGFAGVAGIFYNYLSSLMNPDFRFGIMLSVFACICWALGSVLTAKWALGVNYLFGAGFQMLFSGIVMLLIATLFMGQQLDAGTFTTELWESLLYLILVGSILSYSAYVFTLNNLPPSLASVYAYINPIVAVLLGWVLLKENLTWLMGLCSLVTVGGVYLVNDAVNKNKQKQLQ; the protein is encoded by the coding sequence ATGCGTAAACCAAGCACCAATGCGTATATCGCGTTGGCTATCGTAAGTATCTTTTGGGGAACCACTTATCTGGCTTCACGAATCGGCGTCCGGCACATCCACGGGATTATGCTGGCAGGTCTCAGGCAAAGTACGGCCGGGTTGCTGCTCACAGGCTTTTTCCTCCTGAAGGGATATAAGCTGCCCGAGAAAATAGTATTGTCCAAACTCTTTGTGATGGGCTTGTTGATGCTGGTAGGCAGCAATGGCCTCATGACATGGGCCATGCAGTATATTCCCAGCGGGCTGGGAGCGGTGATCAGTGCCACCGTGCCTATCTGGATCACCATCTTCAGTTATTTCCTGGTGAAGAAAACGCGTATCAGCATACAGCTGCTGGTGGGGATGTTACTGGGGTTTGCCGGGGTGGCGGGTATTTTTTATAACTATTTATCGAGCCTTATGAACCCCGATTTCCGCTTCGGCATTATGTTGTCCGTCTTCGCCTGTATCTGCTGGGCGCTGGGCTCCGTATTGACCGCCAAGTGGGCGCTGGGGGTGAACTACCTCTTCGGCGCAGGATTTCAGATGTTGTTCAGCGGTATTGTGATGTTGCTGATCGCTACCCTGTTCATGGGGCAACAGCTGGATGCCGGCACCTTCACCACAGAGTTGTGGGAAAGCCTGTTATACCTCATCCTGGTGGGATCGATCCTCAGTTATTCCGCGTATGTGTTTACGCTGAATAACCTGCCGCCGTCACTGGCATCGGTGTATGCCTACATCAATCCTATTGTGGCCGTATTGTTAGGCTGGGTGCTGTTGAAAGAGAACCTGACATGGCTCATGGGGTTATGCAGCCTGGTGACCGTTGGCGGCGTATACCTGGTGAATGACGCCGTGAATAAAAACAAACAGAAACAGTTGCAATAA
- a CDS encoding pyridoxal phosphate-dependent decarboxylase family protein yields MMKLQEDLKHTDRLLQLTKEFSSKFLSSLDRLAADKIIDMPVRQTLPEEGVGGVAALELFRQQYGNVITASAGPRYWGFVTGGVTPAALMGDWLAATMDLNASDKGSAAFAIETETIALLKQLFGLPEAFLGCFVTGATMANLTGLALGRQWLGQQRGIDIGKQGIAGLQDLQVVSCVPHSSITKSMAVLGLGRDNVVKIPALPGRESVDIEALRIYLESRKGQPVIYVASAGTVNTVDFDDIAAIVELKKQYAFWLHIDAAFGGFAACSEHHRHLLHGWEDADSITIDAHKWLNVPYDAAMIFSRHPGLQVEVFQNAGAAYLGDPAENFNYINYVPENSRRMRALPAWFTLLAYGKDGYRHIVEENVALAQRLGDLLEKDPAFRLLAPVRMCVACFTLNVPEEEQEAAVNRFLQALNASGVVCMTRTVYAGQPAVRAALVNWRTTANDVQLAYQTMKEVAVTVLNQHTYA; encoded by the coding sequence ATGATGAAGCTCCAGGAAGATTTAAAACATACGGACCGCCTGCTACAGTTGACCAAAGAATTCAGCAGTAAATTTTTATCCTCTCTCGACAGGCTGGCGGCGGACAAAATAATTGACATGCCTGTCCGGCAGACGTTGCCGGAAGAGGGAGTGGGTGGCGTGGCTGCGCTGGAGCTGTTCCGGCAGCAGTATGGCAACGTCATTACGGCGTCTGCAGGTCCGCGCTACTGGGGCTTTGTGACGGGAGGGGTAACGCCGGCTGCGCTGATGGGCGACTGGCTCGCGGCTACCATGGATTTGAATGCTTCTGATAAAGGTTCTGCTGCTTTTGCCATAGAAACGGAAACCATTGCTTTATTGAAGCAGCTGTTCGGTTTGCCGGAAGCATTCCTTGGCTGTTTCGTTACCGGTGCTACCATGGCCAATCTCACCGGCCTGGCGTTGGGCCGGCAATGGCTGGGACAGCAGCGGGGGATAGATATCGGCAAACAGGGCATAGCCGGACTGCAGGACCTGCAGGTGGTCTCCTGTGTGCCGCATTCCAGCATCACCAAGTCCATGGCTGTGCTGGGACTGGGCCGCGATAATGTGGTGAAGATACCGGCGCTGCCGGGAAGAGAGAGTGTGGACATTGAAGCGCTGCGTATTTATCTCGAATCCCGGAAAGGACAGCCGGTGATTTATGTGGCCAGCGCCGGCACGGTGAATACGGTGGATTTTGACGATATCGCCGCTATCGTGGAACTGAAAAAACAATATGCTTTCTGGTTACATATCGACGCCGCTTTCGGTGGATTTGCAGCCTGCAGTGAGCATCACCGGCATTTGCTGCATGGATGGGAGGATGCTGACTCCATCACCATCGATGCGCATAAATGGCTGAACGTACCTTATGATGCAGCGATGATTTTCTCCCGGCACCCGGGACTGCAGGTGGAAGTGTTTCAGAATGCGGGCGCTGCTTACCTGGGCGATCCTGCAGAAAATTTTAACTACATCAATTACGTACCCGAGAACTCGCGCCGTATGCGCGCCTTGCCGGCCTGGTTCACACTGTTGGCCTATGGTAAGGATGGCTATCGGCACATCGTGGAAGAAAACGTGGCGCTGGCACAACGGCTGGGCGATTTGCTGGAGAAAGATCCTGCTTTTCGTTTATTGGCGCCCGTGAGGATGTGTGTAGCGTGTTTCACGCTGAACGTGCCCGAAGAGGAGCAGGAAGCGGCGGTAAACCGGTTCCTGCAGGCGCTGAACGCCTCCGGCGTGGTGTGCATGACGCGCACGGTTTATGCCGGTCAGCCGGCTGTCCGCGCGGCGCTGGTGAACTGGCGTACTACGGCCAACGATGTACAGTTGGCTTATCAGACCATGAAAGAAGTTGCTGTTACCGTTCTGAATCAACATACATATGCGTAA
- the tnpA gene encoding IS200/IS605 family transposase, with translation MSHCFTQLHLQIVFAVKYRAALIAPGFRQDLYKYMAGIINNRSHSCLIINGISDHVHILVRMSPAESIASLTQTIKCNSSRWINDHQPLPRIFRWQEGYGAFSYSKSHVPKVVRYIENQEQHHRQRTFQEEYQNMINRYKNHTETPHPFLPLI, from the coding sequence ATGAGCCATTGTTTTACCCAATTGCATCTGCAAATTGTATTTGCAGTTAAATACCGGGCAGCGTTAATAGCCCCCGGCTTCAGGCAGGACCTGTATAAGTACATGGCAGGCATAATTAATAACCGGTCACATTCCTGTCTTATTATCAACGGCATATCCGACCATGTCCATATTCTTGTCCGCATGAGTCCTGCCGAGTCAATTGCATCGCTCACACAAACCATCAAATGCAATTCCTCACGGTGGATCAATGATCACCAGCCTCTGCCCAGAATATTCAGGTGGCAGGAAGGATATGGCGCCTTTTCCTATTCTAAATCCCATGTTCCCAAGGTGGTCCGGTATATCGAAAACCAGGAACAGCATCACCGGCAACGCACTTTTCAGGAAGAATATCAGAACATGATAAACAGGTATAAAAACCATACTGAAACACCCCATCCATTTTTACCATTAATTTGA